In Oryza sativa Japonica Group chromosome 3, ASM3414082v1, one DNA window encodes the following:
- the LOC4334012 gene encoding uncharacterized protein has product MASIKLSLACVLLISGLVMLERIEHTEAVCTLFCAKGTYITCSNHPYEQLYGCACRCAPPDGVDCVVHLADGSTQQC; this is encoded by the exons ATGGCCTCCATCAAACTCTCCCTCGCATGTGTCCTCCTAATCTCAG GCCTCGTGATGCTGGAGAGGATCGAGCACACTGAAGCGGTCTGCACACTGTTCTGCGCTAAAGGGACGTACATCACCTGCAGCAACCATCCATACGAGCAGCTCTACGGGTGCGCCTGCAGATGCGCGCCGCCGGATGGCGTCGACTGCGTCGTCCATCTCGCCGACGGCTCCACGCAGCAGTGCTGA
- the LOC4334014 gene encoding uncharacterized protein: MASSSSSSKKLSLTFVVLLLAGLVVLGEMAGAATAAAADCSTVRCIQGGYITCKNYPGKKLDGCVCLCAPTDGERCVLHLHDGSSYKCRAPN; the protein is encoded by the exons atggcttcctcctcctcatcatccaAGAAGCTGTCGCTCAccttcgtcgtcctcctcctcgccg GGCTCGTGGTGCTCGGCGAGATGGCCggggccgcgacggcggcggcggcggactgctCGACGGTGCGCTGCATCCAGGGAGGCTACATCACCTGCAAGAACTACCcggggaagaagctcgacgggTGCGTCTGCCTGTGCGCGCCCACCGACGGCGAGCGCTgcgtcctccacctccacgacggCTCCTCCTACAAGTGTCGCGCGCCCAACTAA
- the LOC4334013 gene encoding uncharacterized protein, protein MASMKLSLAVVFLLSAVVVMSAMGGAEEARCSVVCIQGGYITCDNYPYQKLDGCACECAPKDGQNCVLHLEHGPPSNCPPQA, encoded by the exons ATGGCATCCATGAAGCtctccctcgccgtcgtcttcctcctctctg CGGTGGTGGTGATGAGCGCCatgggcggcgcggaggaggcgaggtgcTCGGTGGTGTGCATCCAGGGAGGCTACATCACCTGCGACAACTACCCGTACCAGAAGCTGGACGGCTGCGCCTGCGAGTGCGCGCCCAAGGACGGCCAGAACTGCGTCCTCCACCTCGAGCACGGCCCGCCCTCCAACTGCCCGCCTCAGGCCTAA